The Actinomadura graeca nucleotide sequence GACCGAGTGGCGGCAGCCGTACTTGTTGTCGAACTTGGACTTGGTCACCGAGTCGTTGACGTTGATCGCCGGGAAGGCGAGCGTGCCGGCCTTGTGCATCTCGTAGAGCCGGTGGACGCCGGTGGTGGTCTCCTCGGTGACGCCCTTGACCGCGGCGGCGGTCTCGGTCCAGCGGCCGGGACGCTCGTCGATGGTCCGGCGGAGGGTGTCGAGGATGATGCCCCACTCCTCCGGGTCGTCCGCGGTGGCGGTGGGGACGGCGCCGGCCTTCTCGTACTCGGCGCCCTTGTGGACGAGGAGGGTCGCGTCGCCGCCGTCGTCCAGGATCATGTTCGGGGCGCCGCCGTCCGGCCACCGGAGGGCCTGGTCGGTGCACCACCAGTACTCGTCGAGCGTCTCGCCCTTCCAGGCGAACACGGGCACGCCCTGGGGGTCCTCGGCGGTGCCGGTCCGGCCGACGACGACCGCGGCGGCGGCGTGGTCCTGGGTGGAGAAGATGTTGCAGGACACCCAGCGGACGTCGGCGCCGAGGTCCACCAGCGTCTCGATCAGCACGGCGGTCTGGATCGTCATGTGCAGCGAGCCCATGATCCTCGCGCCGCGCAGCGGCTTGGCGGCGGAGTACTCCTCGCGCACCGCCATCAGGCCGGGCATCTCGTGCTCGGCGAGCCGGATCTCCCGGCGCCCGAAGTCGGCCAGCGAAAGGTCGGCGACCTTGTAGTCCATGCGTTCGTACTCCTCGGTGTGTCGGTGCGCGCGTTGGCGTCCGGCCGCGAGTCTACGGGCGGCCCGGGCACCGGAGCACGACCGGAGGCGACTTTCTCACACGAATTTGTCAGAATCGGCGGATGCGCATCACGGAGGCCGCCCGGCGGCTCGGTACCTCGCCCCGCATGCTCCGCTACCGGGAGACGCTGGGGCTGCTGCCCGCCACCCGCGACTCCGGCGGCGTCCGCCGCGGCGGCGGCCACCGGCGCTTCGGGGACGCCGAGCTGCGGGCCGTGGCGCTCGCCCTGGCACTGGAGAAGCGCTACGACATCGGGCCCGCGGAGCTGGCGTTCGGCCTGCGCGTCCTGGCGGAACCGCAGGTGCAGGCGCATGTGCGGGAGCTGGGCGAGCGTATCGGGCGGCTGTCCGCGCCGCCCGCCCGCGCCCTGGACTTCGAGAAGGAGAAGGCCCTGCGCCTCCTGCGCCGCCGGACGCCCGGCCCCCGCTAACGCGCGCTCTCGCCGGGGACGACGACGCCGGACTCGTAGGCGAGCATGACGGCCTGCGCGCGGTCGCGGAGGCCGAGCTTGGTGAACACGCGCGCCACGTGCGTCTTGACGGTGTGCTCGCTGACCACGAGGCGCCGCGCGATCTCACCGTTGGACAGCCCTCCGGCGATCAGCACCAGCACCTCGGTCTCCCGGGCGGTCAGCGTGGCCAGCTCCGACGGGGCCTGCGGCCTGGTGCGCCGCTGGCGGGTGAACTCGCGGATCAGCCGGCCGGTCACCTGCGGGGCGAGCAGCGAGTCGCCGCGCGCCACCACGCGGACGGCGGAGACGAGCTCGTCGGCGGTCGCGTCCTTGAGCAGGAAGCCGCTGGCGCCGACGGCGAGCGCGTCGTAGACGTACTCGTCGACGTCGAAGGTCGTGAGCACCAGCACGCGCGTCTGCTCGGTGCCGGGGAGGGCGAGGATGCGGCGGGTGGCCTCGATGCCGTCCATGCCGGGCATCCGGATGTCCATGACGACCACGTCGGGACGGGCGCCCTCGGCGAGCCGCACCGCCTCGCGGCCGTCACCGGCCTCCCCGATGACGGTGATGTCCTCCTGGGAGTCGAGCAGCGCGGCGAACCCCGCCCGCACGATCGTCTGGTCGTCGACGATCAGCACCTTGATCACCGCGGTCCTCCCGGCCGGACGGCCGCCGCCGGGCGCCCGGGACCGGCGGCACGGCGATCCGGCGGCAAGGGTGGGTCCGACCGGCCGCTATCTCCCCGCCCGCCCATCGGCCGGCTCCTCCCTGTTGAGCGGAAGCTCGGCCTCCACCAGGAACCCGCCCTCGGTGGCGGGACCGGCGGAGAACCGTCCGCCCAGCATGGTCGCACGTTCCCGCATGCCGACGAGACCGTGTCCGCCGGAACCGGCCGCGGGCGAGGACTCCAGGCGTGTCCGCCCGGCGGGGCCCTCGTCCGGGACGGGCGGCCGCGGGACCAGATCGTCGCGGCCCAGGACCCTGGTCGACCCGGACGCGCCGTCGTCGACGACGCGGACCGCCAGCCGGTCCGGCAGGAACGTCAGGTCGACGCGGACCTCCGCGCCCGGCGCGTGCCGCCGCGCGTTCGTCAGGGCCTCCTGGACGATCCGGTACGCCGACAGCTCGACGGTCGTGGACAGCGATCGGGCGTCGCCGTGCACGCGCAGATCGGCCTGCCCGCCCGCGCCGCGGTGCTGCTCGATGAGGTCGGGCAGCCGGTCCAGGCGCGGCTGCGGGGTGGTCGCCGACTCCGGCTCCGGCTTGGCGTCGGCGCGCAGCACGCTGAGCAGCCGCCGCATCTCCACCAGCGCCTCCCGCGCCGTCCTGGCGATCTCGGTGTAGCCGGCGCGGGCCTCGGGCGAGAGGTCCTGCATCGTGTACGGGGCCGTCTCCGCCTGGACGGCGATCATGGAGACGGAGTGCGCGACGACGTCGTGCAGCTCGCGTGCGATGCTGGCGCGCTCGCGCATCACCGCCTGCTCCCGCTGCACGGCGATCAGCCGCGTGAGGGTCTCGTTGGTGCGCTCCTCGGCCTCCGCCTCCGTCCGCCCGGCGGACTCCACGGCGCGGCGCGCGTCGCCCAGGCCGATGGCGGCCAGGACGGCGATCACCGCGGCCGGCCACGGGACGTCGTCCAGCGTCGAGGTGGCGAGGTAGACGACGGCGACCGTGGCGGCGCCGCCGACCGCGAGGACCCCGGCGGACTGCCGGGGCAGCTGCCTGCCCAGCGCGTACAGGGTGTAGAGGGCGGCGAAGGTCGTCGTGACCAGCAGCAGCTGCCCGGTGAGCAGGCTCGCGGCGAACGCGCCGAGCGCCACCGCCGCCACCGGCCGCAGGTACTCGCGGCGCCAGACGAGCGGCAGCGTCGAGGCCACCGCGAAGCCGCCCGCGAGGCTGAGCGGCGACTGGACGCGCGGCGCCAGCTCCGCCAGCGCGGCGATCGTCAGGGCCAGCCCGGTGAGCGGCGCGAAGTACCAGGATCCGGTGACCTCCCCCCAGGCGTGGAGCCAGCGCGGCAGCGGCGCCGTCGCCCCCTCGCCGGGGCCGCCCGGCCCCCGGCGCGCGCCGCCGGTCAGCCGGCCGGTGAGGTGGACGGCCAGGGGCCGCAGCAGCGTGCCCAGGCCGGTGAGGATCCAGAGGAGCAGCTGCCCGACGCCCGCCACGATCCGGCCGGACAGCCGCCACGCGTGGTGCGCGAGGGCGGGGCCGAAGCCCGCGGGATCGGGGCCGGTCCGGGCCCTGTCGGAGTGGTGGTCATCGCCGGTCACCCCTCCATACTGACCGGTGGGGCGGGTCCGGCACCTCACCATCCGGGGCTATGCGAGGACCCAGGATCCCCCTGGAGGACGACCCCGTTTCCCTCCTTTTGGCGGACGAACAGAAGGGCACCGCGAACGTAGTGTCTTCATTGTGACCGCGACGGCGGCCACCACCGACGTAGGGGGTTCGGTGGGGCTGCCGCGGTCACACCAGAACCGCCCGGCTCAGGGGTCCGGGCGGGGAAGCATGGGAAAGCACCTCGCCGGACGGCCGTGGTACCGCCTCCTCGGAGGTTCCGCCGGTCTCGCCTGGGCTGGGGTTCGGCCGGCACACGGTGTCGGCCGCCCGGCGAGGGATCCCATGCGGGGCATCGGGGGATGTCCCGCGGTCACGGGGACCCCCCCGCGCTCAGGGGGAGGCGGGGGTCTCCGGCTTCCGCGCGTTCTTGCGCACGGCCTCGTCCAGCGCGGGCTCCAGGTAGATCAGGTGCGCCTCCGGGAACCGCGCCCGGATCCTGGCCTCGGCGGCGTCGATGCCGCGCGCCACCTCCGCCGCCGTGTCGTCGTGGTAGACGGCGATCTTCGCGGCGATCAGCAGCTCCTCGGGGCCGAGGTACTCGGTCCGCATGTGGATGACGTGGTCGACCTCGTCGACCGACTCCAGCGCCTCGATGATCCGCTCCTCCTGCTCGGGGTCGGCGCCCTCGCCGATCAGCAGGCTCTTGGTCTCGATGGCCAGGATCGTCGCGACCGCGCCGAGCAGCAGCCCGATCGCGACGGTGCCGACGCCGTCCCAGACGCCGTCGCCGGTGACCACGGCCGCCGTGACGCCGAACAGCGCGAGGAACAGGCCGACGAGCGCGGCGAGGTCCTCCAGCAGCACGACGGGCAGCTCCGGCGCCTTCGCGCGCCGGATGAACGCCCACCACGACTTGTCGCCGCGGACCGTGTTCGACTCCTTGATCGCGGTGCGGAACGAGAACGCCTCCAGCACGATCGCGATGATCAGCACCGCGAACGCCCAGGCCGGGGCCTTGACGTCCTCCGGGTGGGAGATCTTGTGGTAGCCCTCGTACAGCGAGAACGCCGCGCCGACGGTGAACAGGACGACGGCGACGACGAACGCGTAGAAGTAGCGTTCCCGGCCGTAGCCGAACGGGTGTTTGGGTGTCCTGTCGCGCTCGGAGCGCTTGCGCCCGAGCAGCAGCAGGCCCTGGTTCCCCGAGTCCGCGACCGAGTGGATCGACTCGGCCAGCATGGACGACGAACCGGTGAACGCGAACGCGACGAACTTCGACGCGGCGATCCCGAGGTTGGCGGCCAGCGCGGCGACGATGGCCTTCGTTCCGCCCTCAGCACTCATCTACGCAATCCTCGCTTTGAGCTCTTGAATGGCCGGCACGGGCGTGGGGTCGACGCCCAGCACGATGGCCAAGTAAACCGTGACATAGTCCCCGAGCGCGATCAGGGACGCGATCCTCTCCAGCGGATGCGCGCCCTCGGCCGTCAGCTCGGTGACCGCGACACCGCGGTCGCGCGCCATCCGCACCGACGCCTCGCGGCGCTTGCGCACCTGCGGATGCTCGTCGCCGTCGCCCAGGACGATCAGGTGCAGCCCGTGCTCGGGGTCGTCGGCGCGGTCGCGGAAGAAGTCGTCCGGGTCGGGGACGGCGCCGGGCAGCCCCCGCCCCGGCGCGGCCCGCGCGAAGAACCCGTCGAAGGCCATCACCTGGTTGTGGTCGGCCTCCGGGACCTCCCCGAAGACGGCCGGGTACTTCGCGTTCTCGTTGAGCTGGCAGGCCAGCCGGTACGCGGCCGTCGCCGTCACCGCGGACGAGCCCCACACCATCGGCACGTCGCCCGCGAGGTCCAGTGCGAGCCGCTTGGCGGGGTTCACGAACGGCTCGCTCGCCGGGCGGCACCGGTGCGCGACGTCCTCCAGCCGCTCCGCGGTCGTCTCCAGCACCGCGTCCGGCACGTCCGCCAGGCCGAGGGCCCGCGCGGCGAGCAGCAGCGGCACCGTCAGCCCCCACAGCGTCGCGCGCGGCTGGCCGGCCGACCGGATCGGGACGAACAGGCCGCGGCTCTGGGCGGCGAGGTCCGCCAGCGGCGACCCGTCCGCGCCCACGAACAGCAGCCGGCAGCCCCGCCGCGCGGCCTCGGCGCCGACCGCGAGGGTCTCCTCCGTGGAGCCCGAGCACGACACCGCGATGACCAGGTCCGCGGCGCCCACCCAGCCGGGCAGCCGGTAGCCGCGGACCGTCACGACCGGGATGGGGCAGCCGGTGCCGCACACGGCCGACAGCACGTCGCCGGTGAGGCCCGAGCCGCCCATGCCGGCGACGACGATCGCGCGGGGGCGCCCGTCCTCGGCCACCCCGTCCACGCCCGCCTCGGCCGCGGCACGGCGCGCCTCGCGGACCTGCGCGGCCGACGAGGCGACCATCCGCAGCATCCCGCCGGGGTCGGCCGACTCGGCCGACCCGGCGTGCTCCAGCCGCCCCGGGTCGAGGGTCCTGCTCACGGAGCGGGGGTCCGCGCCTCGTCGACGAGGAGGACGGGGATGTCGTCGCGGACGGGGTAGGCGTAGCCGCACGAGCCGGTGCACACCAGCTCGGACGCCTGGTCGTCGGCGCGCAGGTCGCCTCCGCAGTTGGGGCAGGCGAGGATCTCCAGCAGCCAGGAGTCGAGCTTGATCGTCATTGGGGCGTCACTTCTCCCTCACGATGGCGAGGACCTCGTCGCGGACCGCCGCCATGGTCTCGTCGTCTCCCGCCTCCGCGTTGAGGCGCAGCAGCGGCTCGGTGTTGGACGGCCGCAGGTTGAACCACCATCCGGCGGCCTCGTCGCCGACGGTCAGCCCGTCGAGTTCGTCGATGGTAACGCCCGGTCGCCCGGCGAAAGCGTCCCGTACCCGGCCGGCGGCGGCGTCCTGGTCGGCGACCTCGCTGTTGATCTCCCCGGACGCGACGTAGCGGGTGTACTCGCCGAGCAGCTCCGACAGCGGACCGTCCTGCTCACCGAGGGCGGCCAGGACGTGCAGCGCGGCGAGCATCCCCGAGTCGGCGAACCAGAAGTCGCGGAAGTAGAAGTGCGCCGAGTGCTCGCCGCCGAAGACCGCGCCGGTCTCGGCCATCGTCTGCTTGATGAACGAGTGCCCGACGCGGGTGCGGACGGGGGTGCCGCCGTTCTCGGAGACGATCTCCGGGACGGCCCGCGAGGTGATCAGGTTGTGCACGATCGAGGCGCCCGGGTGCTTGGCCAGCTCCCGCGTCGCGACCAGCGCGGTGACGGCGGACGGGGCGACGATCTCGCCGCGCTCGTCCACCACGAAGCAGCGGTCGGCGTCGCCGTCGAAGGCCAGCCCGATGTCGGCGCCGGTCTCGCGGACCTTGGCCTGCAGGTCGCGCAGGTTCTCCGGCTCGATCGGGTTGGCCTCGTGGTTGGGGAAGGTGCCGTCCAGCTCGAAGTAGAGCGGCACGAGGTCGATCGGCAGGCCCGCGAACACCGACGGGACGGTGTGCCCGCCCATGCCGTTGCCCGCGTCCACGACCACCTTCAGCGGGCGGATCGCCGACAGGTCGACCAGCGTCTTCAGGTGGTCGGCGTAGCCCTTGAGGACGTCCTTGCGCGTCACCGTCCCGGCGGGGCCGCCGAAGGCGGGGACGCCCTTCTCGACCAGCTCGCGGATCTCGGTGAGCCCGGTGTCGCGGCCGACCGGGCGGGCGCCGGAGCGGCACAGCTTCAGCCCGTTGTACTTGGCCGGGTTGTGGCTCGCGGTGAACATCGCGCCGGGCAGGTCGAGGCTGCCGCTGGCGTAATAGAGCAGGTCGGTGGAGCCGAGGCCCGCCTCGATGACGTCCGCGCCCTGGGAGGTCGCGCCCCGCGCGAACGCCTCGGCCAGCGGGACCGAGGACTCCCGCATGTCGTGCGCGGTGACGACCGCGCCGACCCCCGTCACGCGCACGAAGGCCGCGCCGACGGCCTCCGCGGTGGCGGCGTCCAGCTCGTCCGGGACGACGCCCCGGATGTCGTACGCCTTGAAGATCTTGGCGAGGTCGCCCACTCCAGCTCCCTATCCGAACGATGACGCGGGGGATTGTCCGAGCCTACCGGGAACCGGACCCGCGACCCGCCGCGCCCGCCAGGTGAAAGGGCCGCGCGGAAGGACCGGGTCCTGTCCGGGGGTGGCCTCGCCCGGCACGGCGGCACCGCACACGCCCGGCCGTGGCCGGAGGGAGGGTCCGCTATTCCTGCGGCTGCGTACCGGCGGGCTCGGAGCGCAGGACGCGCAGGTGCCCGCGGCGGCCGACCTCGGTGCCCTGGCCGACCGGCTCCTGCCCGGACCCGGGCGCGGGCTTGGCGGCCTCGCGGACGGCGTCGGCGAGGGCCTCCAGGTCGTCGGCGCTGGGCTCGGACGGCTCCTCGACGGGCAGCCGCACCAGCTCCCACCCCATCGGGGCGGTGAGCCGCTCGGAATGCTCCGCGCACAGGTCATAGCAGTGGGGCTCGGCGTACGTGGCGAGCGGCCCCAGGACCGCGGTGGAGTCGCGGTAGACGTACGTGAGCGTGAAAACTGCTGGCGCCTTGCAGGCGGTGCGGGAGCAAGTGCGGACGGGGCTCACGATGGCCGACCGTACCCCTCCTCCGCCCCCGCCGCCACCACCCGGGCGCACGTGTCGCCGTTACCGGTCGAATTCCGAGGTAAGAGTTACATTCCGCGCCACCATAGGTTCCTGCCGTCCCATTCCCGTGGCTCCGGGGACCGGGAGTGAGCACGAGCCGAG carries:
- a CDS encoding cation diffusion facilitator family transporter; translation: MSAEGGTKAIVAALAANLGIAASKFVAFAFTGSSSMLAESIHSVADSGNQGLLLLGRKRSERDRTPKHPFGYGRERYFYAFVVAVVLFTVGAAFSLYEGYHKISHPEDVKAPAWAFAVLIIAIVLEAFSFRTAIKESNTVRGDKSWWAFIRRAKAPELPVVLLEDLAALVGLFLALFGVTAAVVTGDGVWDGVGTVAIGLLLGAVATILAIETKSLLIGEGADPEQEERIIEALESVDEVDHVIHMRTEYLGPEELLIAAKIAVYHDDTAAEVARGIDAAEARIRARFPEAHLIYLEPALDEAVRKNARKPETPASP
- a CDS encoding SIS domain-containing protein translates to MSRTLDPGRLEHAGSAESADPGGMLRMVASSAAQVREARRAAAEAGVDGVAEDGRPRAIVVAGMGGSGLTGDVLSAVCGTGCPIPVVTVRGYRLPGWVGAADLVIAVSCSGSTEETLAVGAEAARRGCRLLFVGADGSPLADLAAQSRGLFVPIRSAGQPRATLWGLTVPLLLAARALGLADVPDAVLETTAERLEDVAHRCRPASEPFVNPAKRLALDLAGDVPMVWGSSAVTATAAYRLACQLNENAKYPAVFGEVPEADHNQVMAFDGFFARAAPGRGLPGAVPDPDDFFRDRADDPEHGLHLIVLGDGDEHPQVRKRREASVRMARDRGVAVTELTAEGAHPLERIASLIALGDYVTVYLAIVLGVDPTPVPAIQELKARIA
- a CDS encoding phosphomannomutase/phosphoglucomutase — encoded protein: MGDLAKIFKAYDIRGVVPDELDAATAEAVGAAFVRVTGVGAVVTAHDMRESSVPLAEAFARGATSQGADVIEAGLGSTDLLYYASGSLDLPGAMFTASHNPAKYNGLKLCRSGARPVGRDTGLTEIRELVEKGVPAFGGPAGTVTRKDVLKGYADHLKTLVDLSAIRPLKVVVDAGNGMGGHTVPSVFAGLPIDLVPLYFELDGTFPNHEANPIEPENLRDLQAKVRETGADIGLAFDGDADRCFVVDERGEIVAPSAVTALVATRELAKHPGASIVHNLITSRAVPEIVSENGGTPVRTRVGHSFIKQTMAETGAVFGGEHSAHFYFRDFWFADSGMLAALHVLAALGEQDGPLSELLGEYTRYVASGEINSEVADQDAAAGRVRDAFAGRPGVTIDELDGLTVGDEAAGWWFNLRPSNTEPLLRLNAEAGDDETMAAVRDEVLAIVREK
- a CDS encoding MerR family DNA-binding transcriptional regulator translates to MRITEAARRLGTSPRMLRYRETLGLLPATRDSGGVRRGGGHRRFGDAELRAVALALALEKRYDIGPAELAFGLRVLAEPQVQAHVRELGERIGRLSAPPARALDFEKEKALRLLRRRTPGPR
- a CDS encoding sensor histidine kinase, which encodes MTGDDHHSDRARTGPDPAGFGPALAHHAWRLSGRIVAGVGQLLLWILTGLGTLLRPLAVHLTGRLTGGARRGPGGPGEGATAPLPRWLHAWGEVTGSWYFAPLTGLALTIAALAELAPRVQSPLSLAGGFAVASTLPLVWRREYLRPVAAVALGAFAASLLTGQLLLVTTTFAALYTLYALGRQLPRQSAGVLAVGGAATVAVVYLATSTLDDVPWPAAVIAVLAAIGLGDARRAVESAGRTEAEAEERTNETLTRLIAVQREQAVMRERASIARELHDVVAHSVSMIAVQAETAPYTMQDLSPEARAGYTEIARTAREALVEMRRLLSVLRADAKPEPESATTPQPRLDRLPDLIEQHRGAGGQADLRVHGDARSLSTTVELSAYRIVQEALTNARRHAPGAEVRVDLTFLPDRLAVRVVDDGASGSTRVLGRDDLVPRPPVPDEGPAGRTRLESSPAAGSGGHGLVGMRERATMLGGRFSAGPATEGGFLVEAELPLNREEPADGRAGR
- a CDS encoding response regulator → MIKVLIVDDQTIVRAGFAALLDSQEDITVIGEAGDGREAVRLAEGARPDVVVMDIRMPGMDGIEATRRILALPGTEQTRVLVLTTFDVDEYVYDALAVGASGFLLKDATADELVSAVRVVARGDSLLAPQVTGRLIREFTRQRRTRPQAPSELATLTARETEVLVLIAGGLSNGEIARRLVVSEHTVKTHVARVFTKLGLRDRAQAVMLAYESGVVVPGESAR
- the ahcY gene encoding adenosylhomocysteinase → MDYKVADLSLADFGRREIRLAEHEMPGLMAVREEYSAAKPLRGARIMGSLHMTIQTAVLIETLVDLGADVRWVSCNIFSTQDHAAAAVVVGRTGTAEDPQGVPVFAWKGETLDEYWWCTDQALRWPDGGAPNMILDDGGDATLLVHKGAEYEKAGAVPTATADDPEEWGIILDTLRRTIDERPGRWTETAAAVKGVTEETTTGVHRLYEMHKAGTLAFPAINVNDSVTKSKFDNKYGCRHSVIDGLNRATDVLIGGKVAVVCGYGDVGKGCAEALKGQGARVVVTEIDPICALQAAMDGFQVTTLDDIVGAADIFVTTTGNFNIITADHMSRMKHQAIVSNIGHFDNEIDMAGLAKVDGIEKIEIKPQVAEWRFPDGHSIIVLAEGRLMNLGCATGHPSFVMSNSFTNQVIAQIELFTKTEEYPVGVYVLPKHLDEKVARLHLSALGVKLTELTKEQAAYIGVHVEGPYKPDHYRY
- a CDS encoding DUF3499 domain-containing protein, producing MSPVRTCSRTACKAPAVFTLTYVYRDSTAVLGPLATYAEPHCYDLCAEHSERLTAPMGWELVRLPVEEPSEPSADDLEALADAVREAAKPAPGSGQEPVGQGTEVGRRGHLRVLRSEPAGTQPQE
- a CDS encoding Trm112 family protein; the protein is MTIKLDSWLLEILACPNCGGDLRADDQASELVCTGSCGYAYPVRDDIPVLLVDEARTPAP